The genomic stretch GGCTCACAAAGTTTCCCAGTTCATTATACATAACGCTAAGTCGTTGATAGCGATTTGCTGTGACTAATCTTCCTGCAAACATTTGGAAGGCTTCTCCTAATTTTACCATTTTAGGAATTGTCAAGACAACTTGATCAGGGAGGAAAAAAGTTTGATTTTGTCCTTCAGAGGGGTCTAAAATTAATTTGGGGATGATTTCAGGCTCTAAAATCCTTAAATCTGGCATCATTGTTAATTTTTCCCCTTGCCAACTACCAGAAATGTTAGTTAATGGGGTTAATGGTTCACAGGGAAAATCGCCTAATTGTTCCCGAATCATAATAATTCTATCTAAAACGCCATTATCTCCATAGATACCACCAATGCTATCATTACTTGGGTCATATTTGAGAAAAAATTCCACACTAAATTGAATTCCTGGGATTAATTTTTGAGGAAACCAAGAAGTTGCACCATATTCTAAGATAGAAAAAGATCTTTTAGTAGGGTCAGCCGGATGGAGTAAGCCATCAGCTAAATTACAAGTTTCTTTCTTAATTTCCCAACTTTTTTCTTGAAATGTACCGTCATTTTGAGGAAATTTATTAGTATGAGTAAGAATAGTTAAATCTTCATTAGCTTGTAAAATTCTGAGACCCTGAAAATTCCTAAGAATTGTATTTTCTAATGAAAAAACTGTCCAAGAACCATAATGAGGAATTGGTTCTGTTGTAACATTACCAAAAAGTCTTGTCCAGTGTTGTTCTTGAAGATTGACTGATGCCATATTAGTTGATGTTGATTATGTTCAATTTTAATCGTTATAGGGATTAAGGTGGGCATTGCCCACCCTACTACTAACTAGCAGAAATTTTGAGGGTTGAGGGGTTACTTAAATCTCCATCTAAGGAGACATGGCGACCATTTGCTGCTAAATGACGAACAATTTTATAAACAGCTTCTACCGCTTGAGGTGATCCTGCTTTTTCGGCTAAAGTTGCCAAATCTAAAGGACTATTTGTTTCCTTAATAACAGTTTGTACCTGACTTTGTAAGTCTAAAATAGAAGCTGCCATTTTCTTACCTGCTTCTACTCCTGGTTGGTGATAAGCATTAACATTAACCAAAGATCCATAGAAACTAACAGCCCTTTCATAGAGGGCAATTAAAGCCCCAACGGTGCGGGGATTAACTTGAGGAATGGTAATAGTAATAGAATCACGATTATTTTCGTATAATGCCTGTCTTGTTCCTTGAATAAACCCTGATAAATAGTCACCCGAAGTAATACCTGGATCTAATTCTAAAGGAATTTTTCGGCCATCATCTAAGACTTCAATAAAGGTAGCAAAAAAGTTAGGCACTCCTTCTCTTAATTGTTGAACATAAGCGTGTTGATCTGTTGATCCTTTATTCCCATAAACTGCAATACCTTGATAAACCGTATTACCATCAAGATCTTTTTCTTTTCCTAAAGACTCCATAACTAACTGTTGTAAATAACGACTAAACAACAGCAAACTATCTTTATAGGGAAGGATGACCATATCTTTTTCACCTTTCCCATTTCCCGAATAATACCAAGCGAGTGCTAATAAAGCAGAAGGGTTTGTCTTAATATCTTTTACCCTGGTTGCTTGATCCATTTCTTTCGCACCTGCTAACATGGCTTGAATATCAATACCTTGTAAAGCTGCAGGTAATAAACCAACGGCCGACAGTTCTGATGTCCGTCCACCTACCCAATCTTGCATGGGAAACCTAGCTAACCAGTTAGTTGCTAACTGATCCATTTTACTCCCTGGCATTGTTACTGCAACTGCATGGGGTTCAAAAGCTAAACCTTTAACTTCGTAAGCGTGTTTAAGTTCTAACATCCCGTTACGAGTTTCGGGGGTTCCTCCTGACTTAGTGGTGATCACCACTAGGGTACTTTTCAGGCGATCGCCAATTTTAGTTAAGATACGATCAATGCCTTGGGGATCAGTATTATCGATAAAATGGATAGCCATGGGAGGAAAGGTATCAGTCAAAGCTTCAGCCACAAATTGAGGGCCTAAAGCTGAGCCACCGATACCAACCGACAGAACATCTGTAAATTTAGAAGCGGTGGGAGGTTTAATAGTTCCCTGATGGACTTTTTTAACAAATTCTGCGATCATTGTTAAAGGTTGGGTAATTTCGGCTTTTACGGCTTCATTAGGGGCTAATTCGGGGGCCCGTAACCAATAATGTCCTACCATTCTTCCTTCATCGGGATTAGCGATCGCCCCACTTTCTAAGGCTTCCATATCTTGAAAGGCTTTGTCAAATTTGGGTTTAAGATGGTTAACAAATTGATCATCAAAGCGCATCCGACTAATATCAAGATATAGTCCTAACCCTTCGTGATAATAAAGCCAGTCTTGGTAACGTTGCCAAAGTTGTAAGTTATTCATAGAAATTATGGAAAAAAAGTTGAACAGGTTTTGTCGAGAAGGTGTCTAGAAGTAAGATAGATTAGGGTTTAACTTCTCTTAACTTTTATAGATTAAGTCAACCTGCTACATAAAACTCTCAAAACACCTTATCTTACTGTTTGGAATTTTAAACTAATAGTCTTTGCACATTCGTTTTTCTTCTACTAATCATTAGAATATACAAGTTCAGGGGTTAAGACAATGCTACTGAGTATCATAACCCAAAGAAATTGTGCCAGGGGGTAAGGCTATTTCTGTACTAGCTCCAGAAGCGTCAAAACGCACCTTTAACTCTCCTTGCGGGGTAACTCCTGTGATGATACCTGTGACCCCGTTAACCACGACAGAACTGCCCATACTCTCTAATAATTGTACATAAGCGTATAATAAGCGATCGCTACCTTGGGATAAATAATAGTTGTATCCTTGAAACACTCCTGTTAAGATAATAGCCCCTAGTTGTTCGAGAGAGGCAATAGGAGGGACAGTATGGGGAGTCCAAAACGATTGTAAACTAATTCCGGTTGGGGGAACCTCATTAGACCAATTAATGCCAATACCTATGATACCCTGGTTGATACGGCCTTGATAAATACTGGTTTCACTTTTAATGCCCCCTAATTTACGGCCTTTAAGTATTAAATCATTAGGCCACTTTAATCCAACAGGAATATCATATTTCCTTAAGATTTGGGCTATACCCCAAGAACTCCATAAAGTTAAATGAGGCAGTTCTTGTACTGATAATGATAAGTCTAGGGCCATAGAAAGATAGAGTCCTCCGGGGGGAGAATACCAAGTACGTCCCCATTGCCCTTTTCCGGCAGTTTGTTGAGATGCGATCGCCACTAGGGGTGGTTTATGCCCTTGTTCTAGGAGTTGTCTCACAATAACATTAGTTGAAGCTATAGTATCAAAGACATAAACTGATGAGGGAGACAGGGGAAAATCATCAAACAAATTAGCTAATTCAATGATAAATTGTGCATAATTAAATCCCATAACTGTAGATTTCTGGTAGTTTCTATGATTAGCGATCGCCCAATTTCAACTGTGACTTGGCAATGGCAAGGATGGCAAGGTTTACCCTATTTAACTTGTACTTTGTTAAAAGATTGGCAACACGGTTTTTTTACTCAACCATTTTACCCTCGTACTCCTGAAAGTTTAACAGAAATTTTAGCTAAAGGGGCTATTACTTATCGAGTTAAACAAGTGCATGGAAACCGAGTTTTAACCCCATCAGAAATTGATTTAGAAAGACAAAATAAAGAGTTAACTGATGGTTTCTCCTGTGGTGATGCCATTATTACAAACCAGCAAAAACAGGCAATTTGGGTAGCTAGTGCTGATTGTACACCATTATTGATTGGGGATGTTGTTAAGGGTAATATTGCTGCTATTCATGCAGGATGGCGCGGTACTGCTCAAAAAATTGTTCCTCATGCGATCGCCAGATTTCAAGAATTAGGCAGTTCTTTAGAGAATTTACGGGTGGCTATGGGGCCTGCCATTAGTGGAGAAGTGTATCAGGTGACAGAAGCTGTAGGGGCAGAGGTGGGGTCTAGTTTGTTCAAAAAAGAAGAAATAGACAGTCCTAAAGCTATTTTAATGGAGTTACAAGAAATGTTTAACCCTCCTATCCTTCCTGATATAGAAGAGGGAAAAGTACGATTAGATGTACGAAGAATCAATCAATTACAGTTACAAAAGTTAGGCATTCAAGAAGAACAAATTGCGATCGCGCCTTATTGTACTTATCAATCACCATCTCATTTTTTTTCTTATCGACGTACAGGAGAAAAAAAGGTACAATGGTCAGGAATTGTTAATTAATAAAAATGCCCACAAATCTAATTTTGCGGGCTAAATCTTCGATTATTAGGAATAACAAAAAATTACTTAACGATGATCTTACCAATCATACCAGCACCACGATGGGGTTCACAGTAATAAGTATATTCGCCAGCATCGTTGAAGGTACTTTCAAAAGACTCTCCAGGGGCAAATACAAGTCCTTTGTGAGACAATATGGTATTTCCGTCAATCACAGCATTATGAGGGGCCAATTTGTTATTAATCCACTTCACTGTATCTCCGGCATTGATGGTCAGTTCTTTGGGTTGAAAACCTAATGCTCCTGCGTCAGTTCCCATTTTAACTTCATAGGTTTCTGCTGCCACTGGGTTGACTGCAACAAATAAGGTAGAGACAACTAGCGCGATCGCAGCAATGAGTAACCCTAATTTTCTTGACATTTGATTCATCCTGTGAATACTTTAATACAAAAGTTTTAGATAGTTTGCGTTCCTACTGATATTACTATAATGCTGAATAGGTAAGTTTGACAATATGTCTTTGGACAAAACTAATTTATTTTGCTAGGGATTCTCTAAAACCTTGTCTAACGTTTCGCCTTAAAAAGCGAGGTTTTAGACCCAATTATTTTGATCAATCATGAAAAATCCATAAAGAAGCGGGGAGTAGGGGTTCAGGTTAACCTTAAATATAGATGAATAAAGCTAACGGATTAAACAATTTCGATGGCCCACCCTCTATACGTTGCATTTATCTGGCATCAACACCAACCCCTTTATAAATCCCGTGAAGCTGTAGCCGATGCTATGGGACAATATCGTATGCCTTGGGCCAGATTACACGGGGTTAAAGATTATCTCGATTTAGTCCTGGTTTTAGAAGAATATCCTCAATTACACCAAACGGTCAATTTAGTTCCTTCCCTGATCTTACAATTGGAAGATTATGCACAAGGGAAAGGTATTGATCCTTATTTAGCCTTAACCCTGACTCCTGAAGAACAACTAGGCCATCAACAAAAACAGACGATTATTAAACACTTTTTTGATGCTCATCATCGCACTTTAATTGATCCTCATCCTCGTTATGCCCAACTGTATGAACAAAAACAGGAAAAGGGGATAAGATGGTGTTTAGAGAACTGGTCTAATCAAGATTATGGCGATCTACTTGCTTGGCATAATTTAGCTTGGATCGATCCGATCTTTCGAGAAAAAGATCCTGCTATTCAAGCTTGGTTCGACCAAGGAAAAGGGTTTACTTTAGGCGATCGCAAAAAAATCATTGCTAAACATAGGCAGATCATCAGTCAGATTATCCCCCAACATCGAAAGATGCAGGAGTCAGGTCAATTAGAGATAACGACCACGCCTTATACTCACCCGATTTTACCATTATTGGCGGATACTAACTCAGGAAGGGTAGCTATTCCTCAAATTGAATTACCTCAACGACGTTATCAGTGGCCTCAAGATATCCCTCGACATTTACGCAAAGCCAAGGAAATATACACTGATCGCTTTGGTATAGAACCCCGTGGTTTATGGTCTTCGGAACAGTCAGTTAGTCCTGCCATTTTACCTTATATTGCTCAAGCTAAGTTTAAATGGATGTGTTCGGATGAGGCAGTTTTAGGTTGGAGTCTCAAGCATTTCTTTCATCGCGATGAGACAGGAAATGTCTATGAACCGGAATTAATTTATCGTCCTTATCGTATAGAAACTCTCTATGGAGATATTTCTATTGTTTTTCGAGATCACCGTTTATCAGATTTAATTGGGTTTACTTATGGGGGAATGGATGTCCGTCATGCTGTTACTGATTTGATCGGACATTTAGACGCAATTTCTCGTTCTTTGGTGGAAAGAGAACCAGGAAACGAAACTACTCTGCAAAACCCTTGGTTAGTGACAATCGCTTTAGATGGAGAAAATTGTTGGGAATTTTATCAAGAAGATGGACTACCTTTCTTGCGAGAATTATATAAACGTTTAAGTCAGGATGAAGATATTAAACTGGTAACAGTTGGGGAATTTTTACAAGAATTTCCTGCCACTGAAACTATTGCGGCCGATCAGCTACATAGTGGATCTTGGGTTGATGGTAGCTTTAGCACTTGGATTGGTGATCCGGTAAAAAATAAGGCTTGGGATTTACTGACAGAAGCGAGAAAGACCTTAGCGAAACATCCTGAAGCGACGGAAGAAACTAACCCTAATGCTTGGGAAGCGTTATTTGCTGCTCAAGGATCAGACTGGTTTTGGTGGTTTGGGGAGGGTCATTCTTCTAATGATGATGCTTTGTTTGATGAGTTGTTCCGGGAGCATTTACGAGGGGTTTATCGCGCTCTCAATGAAGCTATACCGATTCAATTATATGAACCTTTAGAAGATCATGCCCAAAAAGCGGATCATGCTCCTGAAGGGTTTATTCAACCTGTAATTGATGGTTATGGAGATGAACAAGACTGGCATAATGCTGGACGTATTGAGGTGGGTGGGGCCATGGGAACCATGCACAAAGCTAGTGCAGTACAACGTCTTTATTATGGGTTAAATCATCTCAAGTTTTATCTTAGATTTGATTTTAAAATGGGAGTGGAACCCGGAAAAGATACCCCAAATGAGCTACATTTACTTTGGTATTATCCTGGAGCAAAGGTTTATACTAGTCCGGCCCCTTTGATTGATTTACCGGATCAAGCACCTTTAAATTATTATTTTCATCATCATGTTGGCATTAATTTATTAACACAATCAGTTTGGTTACAACAAGCGTGGAATAATCATGAATGGCATCCAAAAAACAGTCGGGTGGAAGTGGCTTTTAATCAATGTTTAGAGTTAGCTATTCCTTGGGCTGATTTACATCGGGAACCGGATGCTTGGTTACATTTAGTGGCTATCTTTGCTGATCATGGTAAGTTTAGGAGTTATTTGCCAGAAAATCGTTTTATTGAATTACAAATTCCCTAAGTTATGATATTTAAAAATTGGAAAGAACACAATTTTAAACCGGAAGATCTTAAAAAGTTTCCCTGTAAAGATTTAGAAATTATCAATCAATTATGGAAGGAAAAAAATCCGCAGCAACCAGTATTAGTAGAACCTAATGGAAGCGGAATCTATTATTGGATGACTGTAAATATAGTACAGATTCCAACGGAAAATATACCTCAGAATCAATCAAAACCATTTGTCAATGGGATAACAGATATTATAATAAATTGGGACTTTTAAGCTTTAGAGTCTATGATGAAGATAATGGAGCTTGGCTAATCATTACTTCCAGTTTAATACTACCTCAATCATACTTATTACCCAACGGCGAAATTGTTCCCTTAGAATGGATGTTTTAACTATGGAAAAACCAACAGAACTTCAACAACAACAGTCTAAAAGAATTAGCGAAATTACAGCTAGAGGAAGACAGCGTTATTTAGAAGCAGGAGGAGACCCAAAACAAAGAAATTTCACAACTGGGATAAAATAAACCCAGTCCCTAATAAACAGAAAATTCCCCCAATACCCGCTAAAGGTTGCTGTCTAAACCCAATTATCCAATCTAACCCTTTACCTGTATAAGAGATTAACTCCGCAGCATCTAACGCAGCTAACCCTAATATCCAACCCGCATGGAGTCCCCACGCTAACCCAATACTACCACCATCAACTAATCTAGCACCTACTAACACCATCCCCATTAACCATAATCCAGGTATTTGAGGTAGGGTGTCTTCTCGTTCCCATAATAAGTGTACTAAAGAAAATATGCCACTAGAAATAACCGCCGCAACCTCTAGAGTATAATCTTTCTGTAATACATTAAAAAAGACCCCACGAAAAATCAATTCTTCCGTTATACCTACCCATAAACCTAAACCTAATAAGGGCAAAAATATCTTGCCTAAACGGGGTAGGTTTTCTCGATGCCAGTTTAACCAGCCAAACACCCCTTCTAAAGCAAAAATAACCCCTATTCCCCCTATTCCCATTACTATCCCTATCAATAATGATAAGAATAGAGTAGGTTGCCAAGACAGTCCGTAATCTGATAAATATGTTCTGTCTAATCTGAGGGTTAACCACAATACAAATGGAGTGGTTAAGTATAATGATAGCACTAAAGGTAACTTTTGACTGCCACTTAGGGATTGAAAGGGTCGCCATTTGATTCTTTTGCCTAAGAGAACCCCTAAAGGTAGCCAGATGATGATCCAAGTTAATAAGAAAAGACCGATTTTGATCCCCGCAGGAAACTCAACCAGACTATTAAGCCAATGGTCTTTTGACGATAATAACATTTTTCCCCAACTTTCCTGATTTGCTCATGCTTGCTGACCTTTTTTAGTCTAACAAATGCTAGAATAGGGGCAGATTATCCAGCAATTCTCCTCTGAGGATAACCCATTTTGACAGCTAGATACCGCCCCGGAAATTTTCAGGAGAGATGGGGTAAGATGGGGAAATTTAAACCCGCACTAGACTCCATCAATTAGGCTAATTTCACCGAATTAGTGAGTCTTCCTAAAGGATTGTAACGGGTCTATTTTTCCCTTTTAGTGGTTGAGTTTATGCTGCTTCTTCATCATCTTCGGCATCAATATCAACCTGTTTGAGATGGATGTGTTTGTAACCTAATTTAATTTCAAACTCATCTCCTGGTTTCAATCCCATCTGCTCAGTATAGGTGGAACCGATGACAATTTGACCATTCTTGTGGACGCTCACACGAAAAGTAGGTTCTCGGCCACGACCATCTTTAGAGGTTCCGGGTTCGAGAGGAACTCCTTTCGCGCCTAGAACTGCATCATAAAAGTCCGTCAAATTGACACGAGTTTGACCTTCTTTTGTTATGGTATAAAAACCACAGCGTTTTGCTGTTTCTCGGCGGGGTAAGTGGGATAGCTCTTTTACTTTTTGAAGTAGGGCTTTTCCTGATAAAGGATTGGTATTTAGTTCACTCATGATACTGTCAATGTTCCTTGATTTTATGTCAACTGTTGTTTAATTTCAGTCTTCGCTATTTATCCTATCAAAAATATAGCATTAAATTCATAACTAGAGCAAAAATTTTTCAAGAATTATAAAGCCAAGAAGGGAGGGGTTTTTTGGGGCAAAAATAATGCCGTCTGATAGGTTGCCCAATAATTTCACCTCCAATAACCCACTTTATTTGAGTCGCTCAGTCTAAAAAGAAGTCCTCTAAACTAAGGGTTGACAAGGCTAAAATGCTTATAAAAAGAGAGTTTACACTAATCCACCTGTCGAAAGAGATCCCTAATAACTCCAATCTATAGAATGTATTAAGAGATCAGTAGCTCAAGGTTGGGTTGAGGTGTCTTAAAC from Aphanothece sacrum FPU1 encodes the following:
- a CDS encoding DUF3598 family protein; translation: MASVNLQEQHWTRLFGNVTTEPIPHYGSWTVFSLENTILRNFQGLRILQANEDLTILTHTNKFPQNDGTFQEKSWEIKKETCNLADGLLHPADPTKRSFSILEYGATSWFPQKLIPGIQFSVEFFLKYDPSNDSIGGIYGDNGVLDRIIMIREQLGDFPCEPLTPLTNISGSWQGEKLTMMPDLRILEPEIIPKLILDPSEGQNQTFFLPDQVVLTIPKMVKLGEAFQMFAGRLVTANRYQRLSVMYNELGNFVSLSNETFQC
- the pgeF gene encoding peptidoglycan editing factor PgeF, producing MISDRPISTVTWQWQGWQGLPYLTCTLLKDWQHGFFTQPFYPRTPESLTEILAKGAITYRVKQVHGNRVLTPSEIDLERQNKELTDGFSCGDAIITNQQKQAIWVASADCTPLLIGDVVKGNIAAIHAGWRGTAQKIVPHAIARFQELGSSLENLRVAMGPAISGEVYQVTEAVGAEVGSSLFKKEEIDSPKAILMELQEMFNPPILPDIEEGKVRLDVRRINQLQLQKLGIQEEQIAIAPYCTYQSPSHFFSYRRTGEKKVQWSGIVN
- the petE gene encoding plastocyanin; protein product: MSRKLGLLIAAIALVVSTLFVAVNPVAAETYEVKMGTDAGALGFQPKELTINAGDTVKWINNKLAPHNAVIDGNTILSHKGLVFAPGESFESTFNDAGEYTYYCEPHRGAGMIGKIIVK
- a CDS encoding biotin--[acetyl-CoA-carboxylase] ligase, coding for MGFNYAQFIIELANLFDDFPLSPSSVYVFDTIASTNVIVRQLLEQGHKPPLVAIASQQTAGKGQWGRTWYSPPGGLYLSMALDLSLSVQELPHLTLWSSWGIAQILRKYDIPVGLKWPNDLILKGRKLGGIKSETSIYQGRINQGIIGIGINWSNEVPPTGISLQSFWTPHTVPPIASLEQLGAIILTGVFQGYNYYLSQGSDRLLYAYVQLLESMGSSVVVNGVTGIITGVTPQGELKVRFDASGASTEIALPPGTISLGYDTQ
- a CDS encoding glycoside hydrolase; amino-acid sequence: MAHPLYVAFIWHQHQPLYKSREAVADAMGQYRMPWARLHGVKDYLDLVLVLEEYPQLHQTVNLVPSLILQLEDYAQGKGIDPYLALTLTPEEQLGHQQKQTIIKHFFDAHHRTLIDPHPRYAQLYEQKQEKGIRWCLENWSNQDYGDLLAWHNLAWIDPIFREKDPAIQAWFDQGKGFTLGDRKKIIAKHRQIISQIIPQHRKMQESGQLEITTTPYTHPILPLLADTNSGRVAIPQIELPQRRYQWPQDIPRHLRKAKEIYTDRFGIEPRGLWSSEQSVSPAILPYIAQAKFKWMCSDEAVLGWSLKHFFHRDETGNVYEPELIYRPYRIETLYGDISIVFRDHRLSDLIGFTYGGMDVRHAVTDLIGHLDAISRSLVEREPGNETTLQNPWLVTIALDGENCWEFYQEDGLPFLRELYKRLSQDEDIKLVTVGEFLQEFPATETIAADQLHSGSWVDGSFSTWIGDPVKNKAWDLLTEARKTLAKHPEATEETNPNAWEALFAAQGSDWFWWFGEGHSSNDDALFDELFREHLRGVYRALNEAIPIQLYEPLEDHAQKADHAPEGFIQPVIDGYGDEQDWHNAGRIEVGGAMGTMHKASAVQRLYYGLNHLKFYLRFDFKMGVEPGKDTPNELHLLWYYPGAKVYTSPAPLIDLPDQAPLNYYFHHHVGINLLTQSVWLQQAWNNHEWHPKNSRVEVAFNQCLELAIPWADLHREPDAWLHLVAIFADHGKFRSYLPENRFIELQIP
- a CDS encoding AbrB family transcriptional regulator: MSELNTNPLSGKALLQKVKELSHLPRRETAKRCGFYTITKEGQTRVNLTDFYDAVLGAKGVPLEPGTSKDGRGREPTFRVSVHKNGQIVIGSTYTEQMGLKPGDEFEIKLGYKHIHLKQVDIDAEDDEEAA
- a CDS encoding CPBP family intramembrane glutamic endopeptidase; protein product: MLLSSKDHWLNSLVEFPAGIKIGLFLLTWIIIWLPLGVLLGKRIKWRPFQSLSGSQKLPLVLSLYLTTPFVLWLTLRLDRTYLSDYGLSWQPTLFLSLLIGIVMGIGGIGVIFALEGVFGWLNWHRENLPRLGKIFLPLLGLGLWVGITEELIFRGVFFNVLQKDYTLEVAAVISSGIFSLVHLLWEREDTLPQIPGLWLMGMVLVGARLVDGGSIGLAWGLHAGWILGLAALDAAELISYTGKGLDWIIGFRQQPLAGIGGIFCLLGTGFILSQL
- a CDS encoding glucose-6-phosphate isomerase; its protein translation is MNNLQLWQRYQDWLYYHEGLGLYLDISRMRFDDQFVNHLKPKFDKAFQDMEALESGAIANPDEGRMVGHYWLRAPELAPNEAVKAEITQPLTMIAEFVKKVHQGTIKPPTASKFTDVLSVGIGGSALGPQFVAEALTDTFPPMAIHFIDNTDPQGIDRILTKIGDRLKSTLVVITTKSGGTPETRNGMLELKHAYEVKGLAFEPHAVAVTMPGSKMDQLATNWLARFPMQDWVGGRTSELSAVGLLPAALQGIDIQAMLAGAKEMDQATRVKDIKTNPSALLALAWYYSGNGKGEKDMVILPYKDSLLLFSRYLQQLVMESLGKEKDLDGNTVYQGIAVYGNKGSTDQHAYVQQLREGVPNFFATFIEVLDDGRKIPLELDPGITSGDYLSGFIQGTRQALYENNRDSITITIPQVNPRTVGALIALYERAVSFYGSLVNVNAYHQPGVEAGKKMAASILDLQSQVQTVIKETNSPLDLATLAEKAGSPQAVEAVYKIVRHLAANGRHVSLDGDLSNPSTLKISAS